In Aureibaculum algae, the following are encoded in one genomic region:
- the ruvA gene encoding Holliday junction branch migration protein RuvA, whose amino-acid sequence MITHLNGKLVEKNPTFVIIECNGVGYFLNISLNTYSKIPDAEALKLYTYLYIKEDSHTLFGFADKVEREIFKLLISVSGVGPSIGRTMLSSMTPEQIQHAIASEDVATIQSVKGIGAKTAQRVIIDLRDKIVKTYEISEDSAFNHNTIRDEALSALEVLGFSRKQVEKIVQKIIQEAPNTSLENIIKQALKIL is encoded by the coding sequence ATGATTACTCATCTTAATGGAAAATTAGTAGAAAAGAACCCCACTTTTGTTATTATTGAATGTAATGGAGTTGGTTATTTTCTAAACATTTCTTTAAACACTTACTCAAAAATTCCCGATGCGGAAGCTTTAAAATTGTATACCTATTTATATATAAAAGAAGATTCTCATACGCTGTTTGGTTTTGCTGATAAAGTTGAACGTGAAATATTTAAACTTCTTATTTCTGTTTCTGGTGTTGGCCCCAGTATTGGTAGAACCATGCTATCTTCAATGACACCTGAACAAATACAACACGCCATTGCTTCTGAAGATGTTGCCACCATACAATCTGTAAAAGGAATAGGTGCAAAAACGGCACAACGTGTAATCATAGATTTACGCGATAAAATTGTTAAAACTTACGAAATTTCAGAAGATTCTGCATTCAACCACAATACTATTAGAGATGAAGCGTTATCTGCTTTAGAAGTACTCGGGTTTTCGCGAAAACAAGTGGAAAAAATAGTACAAAAAATAATTCAAGAAGCCCCTAACACCTCTCTTGAAAACATCATTAAGCAAGCGTTAAAAATCTTGTAA
- a CDS encoding NADP-dependent malic enzyme, giving the protein MDSRKKKNEALKYHAFPKPGKIEVVPTKKYATQRDLSLAYSPGVAEPCLAIEKNPSDAYKYTSKGNLVAVITNGTAVLGLGNIGPLASKPVMEGKGLLFKIFADIDVFDIEVDATDVDKFVETVKAIAPTFGGINLEDIKAPEAFEIERRLKEELDIPVMHDDQHGTAIISAAALKNAIEIAKKDISKIHIVVSGAGAAAVSCTRLYIKLGANPKNIVMLDSKGVIRKDRGTLTTEKAEFATDRDIHTLEEAMNTADVFIGLSQPGIVTPAMIKSMADNPIVFALANPIPEIDYNSAVKARKDIIMATGRSDNPNQVNNVLGFPFIFRGALDVRATKINEEMKLAAVHALANLAKHPVPEQVNIVYDEVSLTFGKEYIIPKPFDPRLIYEIPPAVAKAAMDSGVATEPIKDWDKYRDELMERLGTGSKVIRLLHNRAKSNPKKVVFAEADHLDVLKAAQIVYDEGIGTPILLGRKETILGLKREIGFSGDVEIIDPKTDEEVTRKNRFAKSYWKARQRNGIKLLDAQKLMRERNYFAAMMVNEGEADAVITGYSRNYSSVVKPILELIGMKDGVTRVAAANLMLTKRGPIFLADTTINLDPTAEQLAKISQLTASLAKIFHIKPNIAMLSYSNFGSSDNQNATKIAKAIEYIHKEYPNVVIDGEIQADFALNPEMLKKEFPFSKLVDKKVNVLIFPNLDAANITYKLMKELYDAESIGPIMLGLKKPAHIIQLGASVDEMVNMAAVAVIDAQECEKRKC; this is encoded by the coding sequence ATGGATAGTCGCAAGAAAAAAAATGAAGCTTTAAAATACCATGCTTTCCCAAAACCCGGAAAAATAGAAGTGGTACCAACAAAAAAATATGCAACACAACGTGATTTATCATTAGCATATTCTCCTGGAGTTGCTGAACCTTGTTTAGCCATTGAAAAAAATCCATCTGACGCTTATAAATATACCTCTAAAGGAAATTTAGTTGCAGTTATCACGAATGGAACTGCAGTTTTAGGATTAGGAAATATTGGCCCATTAGCCTCTAAACCTGTGATGGAAGGAAAAGGTTTACTGTTTAAAATTTTTGCAGATATTGATGTATTTGATATAGAAGTTGACGCTACTGATGTAGATAAATTTGTAGAAACTGTCAAAGCTATTGCTCCAACTTTTGGAGGAATTAATTTGGAGGACATAAAAGCTCCAGAAGCATTTGAAATAGAAAGAAGATTAAAAGAAGAACTGGATATTCCAGTAATGCATGACGATCAGCACGGAACTGCAATTATTTCTGCTGCAGCATTAAAAAACGCTATTGAAATTGCTAAAAAAGATATATCGAAAATACATATTGTTGTTAGTGGAGCAGGTGCAGCTGCGGTTTCGTGTACGAGACTCTATATTAAATTAGGTGCAAATCCTAAAAATATAGTCATGTTAGATAGTAAAGGAGTTATTCGTAAAGATAGAGGAACACTAACTACTGAAAAAGCAGAATTTGCGACAGATAGAGACATACACACTTTAGAGGAAGCTATGAATACAGCCGATGTATTTATCGGTTTGTCTCAGCCCGGTATTGTAACTCCAGCTATGATAAAATCAATGGCAGATAACCCAATTGTTTTTGCATTAGCTAATCCAATTCCTGAAATTGACTACAACTCAGCAGTAAAAGCTCGTAAGGATATTATTATGGCAACGGGTAGATCTGATAATCCGAACCAAGTAAATAATGTCTTAGGTTTCCCATTTATTTTTAGAGGAGCTTTAGACGTACGAGCCACTAAAATTAACGAAGAAATGAAATTGGCGGCAGTACATGCATTAGCTAATTTAGCCAAACACCCAGTTCCTGAGCAAGTAAATATTGTATATGATGAAGTTAGCTTAACTTTTGGTAAAGAATATATAATACCAAAACCTTTTGACCCTAGATTAATCTATGAAATACCACCTGCAGTGGCTAAAGCAGCAATGGATAGTGGTGTTGCTACTGAACCTATTAAAGATTGGGATAAGTATAGAGACGAATTAATGGAACGTTTAGGAACAGGAAGCAAAGTAATTCGCTTATTACACAACAGAGCAAAAAGCAATCCTAAAAAAGTAGTATTCGCAGAAGCTGATCATTTAGATGTTTTAAAAGCAGCTCAAATTGTATATGATGAAGGTATAGGTACTCCTATTCTTTTAGGAAGAAAAGAAACCATTTTAGGTCTAAAACGAGAGATTGGTTTTTCAGGTGATGTTGAAATTATTGACCCTAAAACTGATGAAGAAGTAACAAGAAAAAATAGATTTGCCAAAAGTTATTGGAAAGCAAGACAACGAAATGGCATTAAGCTATTAGATGCTCAAAAATTAATGAGAGAACGAAATTATTTTGCCGCCATGATGGTAAATGAAGGTGAAGCAGATGCCGTAATTACGGGGTATTCTAGAAATTACTCTTCTGTTGTAAAACCAATATTAGAGTTAATTGGAATGAAAGATGGGGTAACGAGAGTTGCCGCAGCCAATTTAATGTTGACCAAAAGGGGTCCGATATTTTTAGCAGACACTACGATAAATCTAGATCCAACTGCTGAGCAATTGGCAAAAATATCACAGCTAACTGCATCACTAGCTAAAATATTTCATATAAAACCAAATATAGCCATGCTTTCGTATTCAAATTTCGGTTCGTCCGACAACCAGAATGCTACGAAAATTGCAAAGGCTATTGAATACATTCACAAAGAATATCCTAATGTGGTTATAGATGGTGAAATTCAAGCTGACTTTGCCTTAAACCCAGAAATGCTTAAAAAAGAATTTCCATTTTCAAAATTAGTAGACAAAAAAGTAAACGTATTAATTTTTCCAAATTTAGACGCTGCCAATATTACTTATAAGCTAATGAAAGAATTGTATGATGCTGAATCTATTGGTCCAATAATGTTAGGCCTTAAAAAACCTGCTCATATTATCCAATTAGGAGCCAGTGTAGATGAAATGGTAAACATGGCGGCAGTTGCTGTAATTGACGCTCAGGAATGTGAGAAAAGAAAATGCTAA
- the queG gene encoding tRNA epoxyqueuosine(34) reductase QueG, with protein MISIKNSATKWSSLIKAEAKRLGFLSCGISKAEFLEAEAPRLEKWLNQNMNGEMYYMENHFDKRLDPTKLVEGSKSVISLLLNYYPEKEQVDDTFNISKYAYGTDYHFVIKDKLKSLLTFIQTEIGDVNGRAFVDSAPVLDKAWAAKSGLGWIGKHSNLLTQQVGSFYFIAELIIDLDLSYDTPTTDHCGTCTACIDACPTQAITEPYVVDGTKCISYFTIELKNEIPSSVKGQFDDWMFGCDICQDVCPWNRFSKPHQEPLFNPHPDLLEMTKKDWTELTEDVFKRVFKKSAVKRTKFTGLQRNIRFLDE; from the coding sequence TTGATATCAATTAAAAATAGTGCAACAAAGTGGTCATCACTCATTAAAGCAGAAGCTAAACGTCTTGGTTTTCTTTCTTGTGGCATAAGCAAAGCTGAATTTCTAGAAGCTGAAGCTCCTCGATTAGAAAAATGGTTAAACCAAAATATGAATGGTGAAATGTACTATATGGAAAACCATTTTGACAAACGGCTTGACCCAACAAAATTGGTAGAAGGCTCTAAATCTGTAATTTCTTTACTCCTTAATTATTATCCCGAAAAGGAACAAGTTGATGATACTTTTAACATCTCTAAATATGCCTATGGCACAGATTATCATTTTGTAATAAAAGATAAACTAAAAAGCTTACTCACGTTTATTCAAACTGAAATTGGAGATGTAAACGGCAGAGCTTTTGTAGATTCTGCCCCTGTATTAGATAAAGCTTGGGCAGCGAAAAGTGGTTTAGGATGGATTGGCAAACACAGTAACCTATTAACCCAACAAGTAGGTTCCTTTTACTTTATTGCTGAACTTATTATTGACCTTGACTTAAGTTATGATACACCAACAACTGACCATTGTGGCACTTGTACAGCATGCATTGATGCCTGTCCTACTCAAGCAATTACGGAACCCTACGTTGTAGATGGTACTAAATGTATTTCCTATTTTACAATTGAATTGAAAAACGAAATCCCCAGTTCCGTTAAAGGTCAATTTGACGATTGGATGTTCGGCTGTGACATCTGTCAAGATGTTTGTCCTTGGAATCGCTTTTCAAAACCACACCAAGAACCGCTTTTTAATCCACACCCCGATCTCTTGGAAATGACAAAAAAAGATTGGACTGAACTCACTGAAGATGTATTTAAAAGAGTCTTTAAAAAATCAGCCGTTAAGCGAACAAAATTTACAGGTTTGCAACGCAATATTAGATTTTTAGACGAATAG
- a CDS encoding DUF2141 domain-containing protein yields the protein MNYLLICFILLTSNVSYENPELTIQIENIGILEGRIRIGVFNKGENFLKREAAIKHYYITVKSSTEIIKINDLPKGDYAFSMFHDENSDDEFNLNFLGIPKEPYGFSNNVKPKFSAPSYESCKFSLAEDRTVEVTLSN from the coding sequence ATGAATTACTTACTTATATGTTTTATCCTTTTAACAAGCAATGTTTCTTATGAAAATCCCGAGTTGACAATTCAGATAGAAAATATTGGAATACTTGAAGGGAGAATTAGAATTGGGGTTTTTAATAAGGGTGAAAATTTTTTAAAACGAGAAGCCGCAATAAAACATTATTATATAACGGTTAAAAGTTCAACTGAAATTATAAAAATCAATGATTTACCAAAAGGTGACTATGCCTTTTCAATGTTTCATGATGAAAATTCTGATGATGAGTTTAATCTTAATTTTCTGGGAATACCCAAAGAACCTTATGGGTTTTCAAATAATGTAAAACCAAAATTTTCGGCTCCTTCTTATGAGTCTTGTAAATTTTCATTGGCGGAAGACCGCACAGTTGAAGTAACGCTAAGTAACTAG
- the ruvB gene encoding Holliday junction branch migration DNA helicase RuvB translates to MNENLNPSDENFSNEEIDVEKQLRPLNFNDFTGQEQVLENLKIFVEAANLRDEALDHTLFHGPPGLGKTTLAHILSNELNANIKVTSGPVLDKPGDLAGLLTNLGERDVLFIDEIHRLSPIVEEYLYSAMEDYKIDIMIESGPNARTVQINLEPFTLIGATTRSGLLTAPMRARFGINSRLEYYQTDLLTTIVQRSATILDVPISMEAAIEIAGRSRGTPRIANALLRRVRDFAQIKGDGTIDIGIAKFALKALHVDAHGLDEMDNKILITIIDKFKGGPVGITTLATAVSESAETIEEVYEPFLIQQGFIMRTPRGREVTEHAYKHLGKIKGSVQGGLF, encoded by the coding sequence ATGAATGAAAACCTAAATCCTTCCGATGAAAATTTTTCTAATGAAGAAATTGATGTTGAAAAACAATTACGACCGTTAAATTTTAACGATTTTACTGGACAGGAGCAGGTTCTTGAGAATCTAAAAATTTTTGTTGAAGCAGCTAATCTAAGAGATGAGGCTTTAGATCATACATTATTTCATGGCCCTCCAGGATTAGGAAAGACTACATTAGCTCATATTTTATCAAACGAACTAAACGCCAATATAAAAGTTACTTCTGGACCCGTTCTAGATAAACCGGGTGACTTAGCGGGTCTTTTGACCAATTTAGGTGAACGCGATGTTTTATTTATAGATGAAATACATCGTTTAAGCCCTATAGTAGAGGAATACCTCTACTCTGCGATGGAAGATTATAAGATTGATATTATGATCGAATCTGGGCCAAATGCCCGAACTGTTCAAATCAACTTAGAACCCTTTACATTAATAGGTGCAACAACAAGGTCTGGTTTATTAACCGCTCCAATGCGAGCTCGTTTCGGAATTAACAGCCGTTTAGAATACTATCAAACAGATTTACTAACTACGATTGTACAACGAAGTGCGACTATTTTAGATGTACCTATATCTATGGAAGCCGCAATTGAAATTGCAGGAAGAAGTCGTGGTACACCTAGAATTGCAAATGCCCTTTTACGCAGAGTTCGCGATTTTGCCCAAATAAAAGGTGATGGTACTATAGATATTGGTATTGCAAAATTTGCATTAAAAGCGTTACATGTAGACGCTCATGGCTTAGATGAAATGGATAATAAAATTCTAATCACCATTATCGATAAATTTAAAGGAGGTCCTGTAGGAATTACAACACTAGCTACTGCAGTTAGTGAAAGTGCCGAAACTATTGAAGAAGTTTATGAACCTTTTTTAATTCAGCAAGGTTTTATCATGAGAACCCCTCGAGGTAGAGAGGTAACAGAGCATGCTTACAAACATTTAGGCAAAATTAAAGGAAGTGTTCAAGGTGGTCTGTTTTAA
- a CDS encoding SPOR domain-containing protein, whose amino-acid sequence MKSFLNRYSIAIFIISLLSTNLIAAQQEGNLKIESSESIKNIVAKKRAHNKNTTKVKGYRIQIFFGSEQGAYKAREEFNTLFPDAYLKIENFPPDWKVRVGNYKTQLAADRALVEIKENFGGAIVLAELIDVQRD is encoded by the coding sequence ATGAAATCATTTTTAAACAGATACAGCATAGCAATCTTTATAATATCTCTTTTAAGCACTAACCTTATCGCGGCACAGCAAGAAGGGAACTTAAAAATAGAAAGCAGTGAAAGTATAAAAAACATCGTTGCTAAAAAAAGAGCTCACAACAAAAACACCACGAAAGTTAAAGGGTACAGAATTCAGATATTTTTTGGAAGTGAACAAGGAGCCTATAAGGCTCGTGAGGAATTTAACACCTTATTTCCTGATGCCTACTTAAAGATTGAGAATTTTCCACCGGATTGGAAAGTACGTGTTGGAAACTACAAAACGCAACTAGCCGCAGATAGAGCTCTAGTTGAAATTAAAGAAAATTTTGGTGGAGCAATTGTATTAGCCGAGTTAATTGATGTGCAAAGAGACTAA
- a CDS encoding c-type cytochrome has translation MKDVLAYTDDKPVEKVEGGDAAFVTAASLGIDSLEVIKGKKTFNANCAACHKLDSKLIGPALAKVQDRRSDEWLHSWIKDNAALRASGDADAIAIFDEYGGSPMTAFPQLSDADIDAILLYTKHSSILEAKKIGGEEVSSVAETTPIPWATYLVMLVLAIAVVWVYFMSKNEFLKLVTTIALLLVVGYLAYWGMMSIGNDQGYKPVQPIAFSHKIHAGDNKIDCQYCHSSAKHSKTSGIPSVNVCMNCHKGISEYNGPVTVENDKAFYDGEIQKIYDAVGWDKEANAYIAGYEQRPIEWIRIHNLPDFAYFNHSQHVTVGGVACQKCHGPVEEMEEVEQFSPLTMGWCINCHRETEVKVEDNEYYAKIHDELSKKYGVEKVTVAQMGGMECGKCHY, from the coding sequence ATTAAGGATGTTTTAGCGTATACAGATGATAAGCCTGTTGAAAAGGTTGAAGGTGGTGATGCTGCTTTTGTAACTGCAGCTTCTTTGGGTATTGATTCTTTAGAAGTAATTAAAGGTAAAAAGACATTTAATGCCAATTGTGCAGCGTGTCATAAATTAGATTCAAAATTAATTGGGCCTGCTTTAGCAAAAGTACAAGATAGACGATCAGATGAATGGTTACATTCATGGATTAAAGATAATGCTGCTTTAAGAGCTAGTGGTGATGCTGATGCTATTGCTATTTTTGATGAATATGGTGGGTCACCGATGACTGCTTTTCCTCAATTATCAGATGCAGACATTGATGCTATATTATTATACACAAAACATTCGTCAATTTTAGAGGCTAAAAAGATAGGTGGAGAAGAAGTTAGTTCAGTAGCGGAAACAACACCAATTCCTTGGGCAACCTATTTGGTGATGCTTGTTTTAGCTATTGCTGTAGTTTGGGTTTACTTTATGAGTAAAAACGAATTCCTGAAATTGGTTACTACGATTGCGTTACTTTTAGTAGTAGGTTATTTAGCGTATTGGGGTATGATGAGTATTGGTAACGACCAAGGGTATAAGCCAGTGCAGCCAATTGCTTTTTCACATAAAATACATGCCGGAGATAATAAAATTGATTGTCAATATTGTCACTCTTCAGCAAAGCATAGTAAGACTTCAGGTATTCCTTCAGTAAATGTTTGTATGAATTGTCATAAAGGGATATCGGAATATAACGGTCCTGTAACTGTTGAAAATGATAAGGCATTTTACGATGGTGAAATTCAAAAAATTTATGATGCCGTAGGATGGGATAAAGAGGCGAATGCTTACATAGCAGGTTATGAACAAAGACCTATCGAATGGATACGTATTCATAATTTGCCAGATTTTGCATATTTTAATCACTCACAACACGTCACTGTTGGAGGTGTAGCTTGTCAAAAATGTCATGGACCTGTAGAAGAAATGGAAGAAGTAGAACAATTTTCTCCATTAACAATGGGATGGTGTATCAATTGTCATAGAGAAACTGAAGTTAAAGTTGAAGATAACGAATATTATGCTAAAATACATGATGAGTTGTCTAAGAAATATGGTGTTGAAAAAGTTACCGTAGCACAAATGGGTGGTATGGAATGTGGTAAGTGTCACTATTAA
- a CDS encoding TAT-variant-translocated molybdopterin oxidoreductase: protein MASNKKYWRGVEELNENSSIVEKLKTSEFAEDLPTDEFLGDKEALESSSTSRRDFLKYVGFTTAAASLAACEGPVVKSIPYVIKPDEVTPGVADYYATSMANGYDFANLLVKVREGRPIKIEPNKLAGNQGGTNARVQASILALYDNNRLQNPRAKGEPVNWSTFDKATMAELNTLKANNETIVFLTGTTASPTTNQLIQDFKASYANVKHIAYDAVSESAALDAFETLYGERALPDYDFSKAEVIVSIGADFLGDWQGGGFEVGYAKSRVPNHGKMSRHVQIESNLSLTGSNADKRYMVKPSEQKQVLLNVYNALVGGGSTKSTSIDEGLKQTIKQLQAAGKKAVVVTGIQDKNAQLLALAINKEIGSEAVNTVAPKYVRSGSDAKVSQLITDMKAGKVGGLITYLTNPAYTLAKSADFVEALKKVKLSIAFSMGDDETASAAQYVGAVPHYLESWGDVRIKKGHFGLTQPTIRPLFNTRQFQDTLLKWNGSSLSYHDYLKSYWKSNVLKGLSWNNTLHDGVRHIGTVADAVETAIFDEEIPSQISPETVSVQGALTALAASIKPADLELELYTKTSMGNGQMANNPWLQELPDPITRTSWDNYITISRVDAIAKGITNRTVSNGALNGDLANITVNGVTLENVPVYIQPGQSPGSIGLALGYGRKSSAVQKDLQVGVNAYPLYQNFSNHQSVTIEKVAGEHEFACIQLQHTLMGRDEIIRETTLDDFVNKPKHDWNPEPHVQLDHQNVSLEKVDLWERFDDSLGTKFNLSIDLATCIGCAACIVACHAENNVPVVGKEEIRKSRDMHWLRIDRYYSSDMTEEKGKEEGIFGTGTYFNAQTHPSDNPNVTFQPVMCQHCNHAPCETVCPVAATSHGRQGQNQMAYNRCIGTRYCANNCPYRVRRFNWFKYFDNNEFDYNMNNDLGRMVLNPDVTVRSRGVMEKCSMCIQMTQATILKAKKEGRPVKDGEFTTACVNACSTGAMVFGDVNDKDSKVAHIKEDDRTFHLLDFVGTQPNVFYQVDIRNTNES, encoded by the coding sequence ATGGCGTCAAACAAGAAATACTGGAGAGGTGTTGAAGAGCTTAATGAAAACAGCTCTATTGTTGAAAAGCTAAAAACATCAGAATTTGCTGAAGATTTACCAACAGATGAGTTTCTTGGTGATAAGGAAGCATTAGAATCTTCTTCAACTTCAAGACGGGACTTTTTAAAATATGTTGGTTTTACAACCGCTGCAGCGTCATTAGCAGCTTGTGAGGGGCCAGTAGTTAAGTCTATTCCTTATGTAATAAAGCCTGATGAAGTTACACCTGGTGTAGCTGATTATTATGCGACATCAATGGCAAACGGATACGATTTTGCCAATCTACTAGTGAAAGTTCGTGAAGGACGTCCTATTAAAATTGAACCAAATAAATTAGCTGGAAATCAAGGTGGTACCAATGCAAGGGTACAAGCTTCGATTTTAGCCTTATATGATAATAACCGTTTACAAAATCCTAGAGCTAAAGGAGAGCCTGTAAATTGGAGTACTTTTGATAAAGCTACAATGGCTGAATTAAATACGTTAAAAGCCAATAATGAAACTATTGTATTTTTAACAGGTACTACAGCGAGTCCAACAACAAATCAACTAATACAAGATTTTAAAGCATCTTATGCTAATGTTAAGCATATAGCTTATGATGCAGTTTCAGAATCTGCTGCTTTAGATGCGTTTGAGACATTATATGGAGAACGAGCATTACCAGACTATGATTTTTCAAAGGCTGAGGTAATTGTAAGTATTGGTGCAGATTTCTTAGGTGATTGGCAAGGTGGAGGTTTTGAAGTGGGGTATGCAAAAAGCAGAGTTCCAAATCACGGTAAAATGTCTCGCCATGTACAGATTGAGTCTAACTTATCTCTAACAGGTAGTAACGCCGATAAGCGTTATATGGTGAAGCCATCAGAACAAAAACAAGTATTATTAAATGTTTATAACGCTTTAGTTGGTGGAGGTTCAACAAAATCTACGTCAATTGATGAAGGGTTAAAACAAACGATAAAACAATTGCAAGCTGCTGGTAAAAAAGCAGTAGTTGTAACTGGAATACAAGATAAAAATGCTCAATTATTAGCATTAGCCATTAATAAGGAAATTGGTAGTGAAGCTGTAAATACAGTAGCTCCAAAATATGTAAGAAGTGGTAGCGACGCTAAAGTATCTCAATTAATTACAGATATGAAGGCGGGTAAAGTTGGTGGATTAATTACCTATCTTACCAATCCAGCATATACATTAGCCAAAAGTGCTGACTTTGTTGAAGCACTTAAAAAAGTAAAACTCTCTATAGCTTTTTCTATGGGAGATGACGAAACGGCATCTGCAGCTCAGTATGTAGGAGCAGTTCCTCATTATTTAGAATCTTGGGGTGATGTAAGAATTAAGAAAGGTCATTTTGGTTTAACACAACCAACCATCAGACCTTTATTTAATACACGTCAGTTTCAAGATACATTGTTAAAATGGAATGGTAGTTCACTATCATACCACGATTATTTAAAATCATATTGGAAGTCAAACGTATTAAAAGGACTTTCTTGGAACAATACATTACACGATGGTGTTCGTCATATTGGTACAGTAGCTGATGCTGTTGAAACTGCTATTTTTGATGAAGAGATTCCAAGTCAAATTTCTCCGGAAACAGTTTCAGTTCAAGGAGCATTAACGGCTTTGGCAGCTTCTATAAAACCTGCTGATTTAGAGTTGGAATTATATACTAAAACGAGTATGGGTAATGGACAAATGGCTAATAATCCTTGGTTACAAGAATTGCCAGATCCAATTACCAGAACTTCTTGGGATAATTATATTACCATCTCTAGAGTTGATGCTATAGCAAAAGGGATTACCAATAGAACAGTTTCTAATGGAGCCTTAAATGGCGATTTAGCGAATATAACTGTAAATGGAGTAACCTTAGAAAATGTACCAGTATATATTCAACCAGGACAATCACCTGGTAGTATTGGTTTAGCTCTAGGTTATGGTAGAAAATCATCCGCAGTTCAAAAAGATTTACAAGTAGGTGTTAATGCCTATCCTTTATATCAAAATTTTTCAAATCATCAATCAGTAACTATAGAAAAGGTTGCAGGTGAACATGAATTTGCATGTATTCAGTTGCAGCATACCTTAATGGGTAGAGATGAAATTATTAGAGAAACAACTCTAGATGATTTTGTTAATAAGCCAAAACACGATTGGAACCCTGAACCACACGTTCAATTAGACCATCAAAATGTTTCGTTGGAGAAAGTAGATTTATGGGAACGATTTGATGATTCTTTAGGTACAAAATTCAACCTTTCAATAGATTTAGCTACATGTATTGGTTGTGCGGCATGTATTGTAGCATGTCATGCAGAAAACAATGTTCCTGTTGTTGGTAAAGAAGAAATAAGAAAGAGTAGAGATATGCATTGGTTGCGTATTGATAGATATTACTCTTCTGATATGACTGAAGAGAAAGGGAAAGAAGAAGGTATTTTTGGTACGGGTACGTATTTTAATGCTCAAACACATCCTTCTGATAATCCTAATGTTACTTTTCAACCCGTAATGTGTCAACATTGTAATCACGCACCATGTGAAACAGTTTGTCCGGTTGCAGCAACATCTCATGGTCGTCAAGGTCAAAATCAAATGGCATATAACCGTTGTATTGGTACTCGTTATTGTGCAAATAACTGTCCTTATAGAGTACGTAGATTTAACTGGTTTAAATATTTTGATAATAACGAGTTTGATTATAACATGAACAATGACCTAGGTAGAATGGTACTTAACCCAGATGTTACAGTACGTTCTAGAGGAGTTATGGAGAAATGTTCTATGTGTATTCAAATGACTCAAGCTACCATATTAAAAGCTAAAAAAGAAGGAAGACCTGTTAAGGATGGTGAGTTTACTACAGCGTGTGTTAATGCATGTAGTACTGGTGCCATGGTGTTTGGAGATGTCAATGATAAAGATAGTAAAGTAGCACATATTAAAGAAGATGATAGAACTTTCCATTTATTGGATTTTGTAGGTACACAACCTAATGTATTCTATCAAGTGGATATTAGAAACACAAACGAATCATAA